CACCTGCTGGGTTTGGATCTGTGCATCAACTTCCAAGGCCAAGCGGATGGGCTCAATTAGCTGTTGGTAGCACTTTTCCTGATCCTGCAAACGGTTCTGGTCTTGTTGTGCATATGTTTCCAGACGTTGAACTTCCTTCTGCTTGACGCCCAGCTCCTCCCGCATGTGTTGCTGGGTGAATTGCTGCTGTTCCAACTGCTTCGCCTGCTTTTGCTGAGCTTGCCACTGAGGTAGGAAAGGCTGAAGTTGATGATGCTTTTGCAAGCGTTGCTGCTGTGGGGCAAAGGCCTCAAGAGCCTGCTGAACAGCCGCAATCTCCTGCTCCAATCGAGAACAAGTCGCTCGGCTCTCCCGTAACTGACGCAACCACCCGAGCTCACCTTGCAGTCGTTGTTCTGTGGCCTGCAGTTTCGGACGCTGTTGCATGTACTCATCAAGACGCTGTCGCAGGGTGCGCAATGCTTCTTCTTCCAGCAGGGGAAGTGTGCCCAGTTGTTGCTGGAGTTTTTCCAGCGCTTCTCGAGATTCTCGACTACAGTTGTAGGCTAGCTCGCTCAGCTCAGAGTAAACATGCAGACCTGTCAACTCCTCCAGCAACTCTCCTCGTTCCTTTTCCTTGGCTCGCAGGAATGCGGCAAAGTCCCCTTGTGGTAGAATGACAGAGCGGAGAAAACGCTCCATGTTCAAACCTGTGAGCTTCTCAACTTCCTTGGGAACATCACTAGAGCGCAGATCCAGGGTTTGGTTGGTTTCCAGATTCTGTAGTTCATGACGAGCCGGCTGAACTCTTCCTGTTGATTGGCCACGGGCTCGACGTAGGTTCCAACGTGCTCGGAAGCGACCCTGCTGAACGGCAAAATCCAGCTCTATCAGGGTCTCAGCAGTATGCCGTGTCATCAACTCCACAGGGGTGTTATGCCCATACCGAGGGACTCGGCCATAGAGGGCAACAATCATTGCATCCAATAGACTGCTCTTACCACCACCTGTCGGACCCGTGATTGCAAATAACCCTGCT
The nucleotide sequence above comes from SAR324 cluster bacterium. Encoded proteins:
- a CDS encoding AAA family ATPase, whose translation is MRILRLHLQNVHALRNQWTIQFDQFPLYEAGLFAITGPTGGGKSSLLDAMIVALYGRVPRYGHNTPVELMTRHTAETLIELDFAVQQGRFRARWNLRRARGQSTGRVQPARHELQNLETNQTLDLRSSDVPKEVEKLTGLNMERFLRSVILPQGDFAAFLRAKEKERGELLEELTGLHVYSELSELAYNCSRESREALEKLQQQLGTLPLLEEEALRTLRQRLDEYMQQRPKLQATEQRLQGELGWLRQLRESRATCSRLEQEIAAVQQALEAFAPQQQRLQKHHQLQPFLPQWQAQQKQAKQLEQQQFTQQHMREELGVKQKEVQRLETYAQQDQNRLQDQEKCYQQLIEPIRLALEVDAQIQTQQVRWESRQQEQTRLEQTIHQQRQQLHQEDAWVQQAVLRQQQRQQWLVEHDDCQQLELALPELRSIWQQWQQQQHKWQQS